One window of the Candidatus Dependentiae bacterium genome contains the following:
- a CDS encoding nitroreductase family protein: MTYRKPDYPIHDIILHRWSPRAMSGEPISDAELMTLFEAARWAPSSFNNQPWRFVYAKKDTPAWDIFFDLLNDSNKKWAQHAAVLLVIASCDTFEYSGKYSRTHSFDTGAAWENLALQGTINNLAVRGMEGFSYERAKRRLNIPDGYTVEAMAAIGKPGNKEELPADLQEKEKPSMRKNITEFVFEGAFK; this comes from the coding sequence ATGACGTATCGCAAACCTGATTATCCAATTCATGATATCATTTTACATCGTTGGTCGCCACGTGCTATGTCAGGTGAACCTATTTCTGATGCCGAACTTATGACATTATTTGAAGCGGCACGTTGGGCGCCATCATCATTTAATAATCAACCATGGCGATTTGTGTATGCAAAAAAAGATACGCCTGCATGGGATATATTTTTTGATTTACTGAATGATTCTAATAAAAAATGGGCACAACATGCTGCAGTGCTCTTGGTTATTGCATCGTGTGATACGTTTGAATATAGTGGTAAATATTCGCGTACTCATTCATTCGATACCGGAGCTGCATGGGAAAATTTAGCATTACAAGGTACCATCAATAATTTAGCAGTACGTGGGATGGAAGGTTTTAGTTATGAACGTGCAAAAAGAAGATTAAATATTCCCGATGGGTATACCGTAGAAGCAATGGCGGCCATTGGTAAACCAGGCAACAAAGAGGAGTTACCAGCTGATTTACAAGAAAAAGAAAAACCAAGCATGAGAAAAAATATAACAGAGTTTGTTTTTGAGGGGGCATTCAAGTAA